The following proteins come from a genomic window of Halomarina ordinaria:
- a CDS encoding Lrp/AsnC family transcriptional regulator produces the protein MEYRLDEIDRRIVYELMRDARNTSAPTIAEAVNVSPGTIRNRINQLEEHGVITGYTAEIDFERADGQLTNLYVCNAPVSERKVLAQEASAIPGVINVRELMTGRRNLHVVAVGEDTEHLRRIARALSRLGIELEDETLVEAETHSPYTSFGPDEAVPATEATDFVSLTGEANVVNVTVPDEAPIVDLTLAEAARDGVLDDDWLVIAIERGDRVLTPHGTTVVQSDDIVTVLSRSGDTDRVLEAFAATEALRDEG, from the coding sequence ATGGAGTATCGGCTCGACGAGATCGACCGCCGTATCGTCTACGAACTGATGCGTGACGCCCGGAACACCTCCGCGCCGACCATCGCGGAGGCGGTGAACGTCTCGCCGGGGACGATTCGCAACCGCATCAACCAGCTCGAAGAACACGGCGTCATCACGGGGTACACCGCCGAGATAGACTTCGAACGCGCCGACGGCCAGCTGACCAACCTCTACGTCTGTAACGCGCCGGTCTCCGAGCGGAAGGTCCTCGCCCAGGAGGCGAGCGCGATTCCCGGCGTCATCAACGTCCGGGAGCTGATGACCGGTCGCCGGAACCTCCACGTCGTCGCCGTCGGCGAGGACACGGAACACCTGCGGCGAATCGCCCGGGCGCTCTCCCGGCTGGGTATCGAACTCGAGGACGAGACGCTGGTCGAAGCCGAGACGCACAGCCCCTACACCTCGTTCGGACCGGACGAGGCGGTTCCCGCCACCGAGGCGACGGACTTCGTCAGCCTCACCGGGGAGGCGAACGTCGTCAACGTGACCGTGCCGGACGAGGCGCCCATCGTCGACCTCACTCTGGCGGAGGCGGCACGGGACGGCGTCCTCGACGACGACTGGCTCGTCATCGCCATCGAGCGCGGCGACCGGGTGTTGACTCCCCACGGGACGACCGTCGTCCAGTCCGACGACATCGTCACCGTGCTGTCGAGGAGCGGCGACACCGACCGCGTGCTCGAGGCGTTCGCCGCGACGGAGGCGCTACGGGACGAAGGGTGA
- a CDS encoding S8 family peptidase codes for MTSRDTSTRFGRRNFLKTVGALGGATALGVGGRALVDARDEFVEVNVGYAEESGLDAALSAADDVVREFDFDALTLRLPADVVGWLASRSDVRYVEGNGQLRLLDDESGEDRPAEQTLPGGVERVGAGRLHESGVTGRGASVAIVDTGIASGHPDLESNLGGGKAFAEREEEVVVDEDEDGTSITIRDGEDATGPAWQDTHGHGTHCAGIAAAADNGRGVVGVAPEATLSAVKIGTADGIDAADVAAGIEFVADEGMDVANLSIGEETPSQVIADACTYAHERGVLLVAAAGNADEGDDNSGIRYPAVFEEVVAVAATTGTGDMAEFSLTGPEVEVVAPGEDVYSTAPNEAYGESSGTSMASPHVTGAAALLLGEGYSNEEARRRLRESARDLGLDESEQGNGLVDVAAALDLD; via the coding sequence ATGACATCCAGAGACACATCTACGCGGTTCGGTCGGCGGAACTTTCTGAAGACGGTCGGCGCGCTCGGCGGCGCGACGGCGCTCGGCGTCGGGGGCCGCGCGCTGGTCGACGCACGCGACGAGTTCGTCGAGGTCAACGTCGGCTACGCCGAGGAGAGCGGCCTCGACGCCGCGCTCTCGGCGGCGGACGACGTCGTACGGGAGTTCGACTTCGACGCCCTGACGCTCCGTCTCCCGGCGGACGTCGTGGGGTGGCTCGCGTCGCGCTCGGACGTGCGGTACGTCGAGGGGAACGGACAGTTGCGGCTCCTCGACGACGAGTCGGGCGAGGACCGGCCGGCCGAACAGACGCTCCCGGGGGGTGTCGAGCGCGTCGGTGCCGGTCGCCTCCACGAGAGCGGCGTCACGGGTCGCGGCGCGTCCGTCGCCATCGTCGACACGGGTATCGCGAGCGGCCACCCCGACCTCGAGTCGAACCTCGGCGGGGGCAAGGCGTTCGCCGAGCGCGAGGAGGAGGTCGTCGTCGACGAGGACGAGGACGGCACGAGCATCACGATTCGCGACGGCGAGGACGCGACGGGCCCGGCGTGGCAGGACACCCACGGCCACGGGACGCACTGCGCGGGTATCGCGGCCGCCGCCGACAACGGACGCGGGGTCGTCGGCGTCGCCCCCGAGGCGACCCTCTCGGCGGTGAAGATAGGCACCGCCGACGGCATCGACGCCGCCGACGTCGCCGCCGGCATCGAGTTCGTCGCCGACGAGGGGATGGACGTCGCGAACCTCAGTATCGGCGAGGAGACCCCTTCGCAGGTCATCGCTGACGCCTGCACGTACGCCCACGAGCGGGGCGTGTTGCTCGTCGCGGCCGCGGGCAACGCCGACGAGGGCGACGACAACTCCGGGATTCGCTACCCGGCGGTCTTCGAGGAGGTCGTCGCGGTCGCGGCGACGACCGGCACCGGCGACATGGCGGAGTTCTCGCTGACCGGCCCCGAGGTCGAGGTGGTCGCGCCCGGCGAGGACGTCTACTCGACCGCACCGAACGAGGCGTACGGCGAGAGTTCCGGCACGTCGATGGCGTCCCCGCACGTCACCGGCGCGGCCGCACTCCTGCTCGGCGAGGGGTACTCGAACGAGGAGGCGCGCCGGCGCCTCCGCGAGAGCGCGCGGGACCTCGGCCTCGACGAGTCCGAACAGGGGAACGGACTCGTCGACGTCGCGGCGGCGCTGGACCTCGACTGA
- a CDS encoding PAS domain S-box protein has protein sequence MTRSRSNVDTTLLETVVETTTNGVVILDDNDVVAFANRVAERLLGYDPGTLAGSPVSRLFPDEQLSTLEIVRAWTPFEVDPSDGFEREFTMLNREGREVSVRLSVRETEYEGRQFYTVAFREAPEYPDPTHWLSTERHRRATLFETSSDPIVDCDFRDGKPVVRAVNDAFESVFGYDADSVVGRPLDSVLVPDEEHDHHRSLVRRLLHGEQVRAEVRRRTADGPCEFLLRVFPFEASGNSGAYAIYTDISERTERERELREAKERFETVFEYANDAILIFDPERNRYEQCNPQACDLLGYTREELLSLPPADIHLTEWDLFEEFIVTVVRDGSGWTDQLCCFTVDDEVLPTEISASRIEIDDRPHVLALVRDVSERRKAEQEIRQRSAAMETTTDGMAILDANGKYLYVNEAHAAIYGYDDPIDLVGGTWTQLYDEDEVERLDTEILHAVRRDGRWRGEAVGRRKDGSTFPQELTLTELDDGELVYVVRDITEHKAHERKLEALSEVSHELMVAEDTEAITRRTLATLGEVLESDIACIRLFDEDANALELAATTDEAQALLDRHLAFDLDATLAGRAYRHQEVVVAERDEDVSNRLSVHLPLGDHGTMTAFVRPADTDDPDVHYAELLAAGVRVALERSERDRMLRENERELRQQRDQLGTLNEIATLIEELIQRLTSATTREEINQTVCDRLVTSGFYERAWIGAADVTDEDVTPTVGAGIDDDYLDALDTMPTSEIGNGVVVRAIRTGEVQIVRQYQLSEGEPALVGPETDPPHEMEAVAAVPLMYGSQIYGVLVIDTSREDAFGETPRAALGVLGDVVGFAINAALNRKLLLSDTIVELEFEVDDDRSTVVSLSDRLGCRCHLEHETALQGGAFLSYLRLFDVPLDEALAAAEAMPSITESRVVGEHDGDVLLEVTKTESTSSVLIEVGATVRTMTAEEGVGRLVAEAPLTADIRDVVEAFRRRYPHSDLVAKRDVNHPVKTAAEFRGEVEEALTDKQRVALESAYASGYYDWPRENTAAELADSLGVSSPTLHQHLRKAEQKLLDAFMSGTDDH, from the coding sequence ATGACACGTTCGCGTTCGAACGTCGACACTACGCTCCTCGAGACCGTAGTGGAGACGACGACGAACGGCGTCGTCATCCTCGACGACAACGACGTGGTGGCGTTCGCCAACCGCGTCGCCGAGCGACTCCTCGGGTACGACCCCGGCACCCTCGCCGGCTCCCCCGTGAGTCGCCTCTTCCCGGACGAACAGCTCTCGACGCTCGAGATCGTCCGCGCCTGGACGCCGTTCGAGGTCGACCCCAGCGACGGTTTCGAACGCGAGTTCACGATGCTGAACCGCGAGGGACGGGAGGTCTCGGTTCGCCTCTCCGTCCGCGAGACGGAGTACGAGGGGCGACAGTTCTACACCGTGGCGTTCCGGGAGGCGCCGGAGTACCCCGACCCGACCCACTGGCTCAGCACCGAGCGCCACCGTCGCGCGACGCTGTTCGAGACGTCGAGCGACCCCATCGTCGACTGCGACTTCCGCGACGGCAAGCCCGTCGTCAGGGCGGTCAACGACGCGTTCGAGAGCGTCTTCGGGTACGACGCCGACTCGGTCGTCGGCCGCCCGCTCGACTCGGTCCTCGTCCCAGACGAGGAACACGACCACCACCGGTCGCTCGTGCGGCGCCTCCTCCACGGCGAGCAGGTCCGCGCGGAGGTCCGTCGCCGGACGGCCGACGGCCCCTGCGAGTTCCTGTTGCGCGTCTTCCCCTTCGAGGCCAGCGGGAACTCGGGCGCCTACGCCATCTACACGGACATCTCGGAGCGAACCGAGCGAGAGCGGGAACTCCGCGAGGCGAAAGAGCGCTTCGAGACCGTCTTCGAGTACGCCAACGACGCCATCCTCATCTTCGACCCCGAACGCAACCGGTACGAGCAGTGCAACCCGCAGGCGTGTGACCTCCTCGGGTACACGCGCGAGGAACTGCTCTCGCTGCCCCCGGCCGACATCCACCTCACGGAGTGGGACCTGTTCGAGGAGTTCATCGTGACCGTCGTGCGCGACGGGTCGGGCTGGACCGACCAGCTCTGCTGTTTCACGGTCGACGACGAGGTCCTCCCGACGGAGATATCGGCGTCGCGTATCGAGATAGACGACCGTCCGCACGTGCTCGCGCTCGTCCGCGACGTCTCCGAGCGACGGAAGGCCGAACAGGAGATCCGCCAGCGCTCGGCCGCCATGGAGACGACGACCGACGGCATGGCCATCCTCGACGCCAACGGCAAGTACCTCTACGTCAACGAGGCCCACGCCGCCATCTACGGCTACGACGACCCCATCGACCTCGTCGGCGGGACGTGGACGCAACTGTACGACGAGGACGAGGTCGAACGGCTCGACACGGAGATACTGCACGCCGTCAGGCGCGACGGCCGCTGGCGCGGGGAGGCCGTCGGCCGGCGGAAAGACGGGAGCACGTTCCCCCAGGAACTGACGCTCACCGAACTCGACGACGGCGAACTGGTGTACGTCGTGCGCGACATCACGGAGCACAAGGCCCACGAGCGGAAACTCGAGGCGCTCAGCGAGGTCAGCCACGAGTTGATGGTCGCGGAGGACACCGAGGCCATCACGCGGCGGACGCTCGCGACCCTCGGCGAGGTCCTCGAGTCCGACATCGCCTGCATCAGGCTGTTCGACGAGGACGCGAACGCGCTCGAACTCGCCGCGACGACCGACGAGGCGCAGGCGCTCCTCGACCGCCACCTCGCGTTCGACCTCGACGCGACGCTCGCCGGTCGCGCCTACCGACACCAGGAGGTGGTCGTCGCGGAACGCGACGAGGACGTCTCGAACCGCCTGAGCGTCCACCTCCCGCTCGGCGACCACGGGACGATGACCGCCTTCGTCCGGCCGGCCGACACCGACGACCCGGACGTCCACTACGCCGAACTGCTGGCGGCGGGCGTCAGGGTCGCGCTCGAACGCAGCGAGCGCGACCGGATGCTCCGCGAGAACGAACGCGAACTCCGCCAGCAGCGCGACCAGCTCGGCACGCTCAACGAGATCGCGACCCTCATCGAGGAACTCATCCAGCGACTGACGAGCGCGACGACCCGCGAGGAGATCAACCAGACCGTCTGTGACCGACTCGTGACCTCCGGCTTCTACGAGCGCGCCTGGATCGGTGCCGCGGACGTGACGGACGAGGACGTCACGCCGACGGTCGGCGCCGGCATCGACGACGACTACCTCGACGCGCTCGACACGATGCCCACCTCGGAGATCGGAAACGGGGTCGTCGTCCGGGCGATCCGGACCGGGGAGGTCCAGATCGTGCGACAGTACCAGCTCTCGGAGGGCGAACCGGCGCTCGTCGGCCCCGAGACGGACCCGCCGCACGAGATGGAGGCGGTCGCCGCCGTCCCTCTCATGTACGGGAGCCAGATATACGGCGTCCTGGTCATCGACACCTCGCGCGAGGACGCCTTCGGCGAGACGCCGCGGGCCGCCCTCGGGGTGCTCGGCGACGTCGTCGGGTTCGCCATCAACGCCGCGCTGAACCGCAAACTCCTCCTCTCGGACACCATCGTCGAACTCGAGTTCGAGGTCGACGACGACCGAAGTACGGTGGTGTCGCTGTCCGACCGCCTGGGGTGCCGCTGTCACCTCGAACACGAGACGGCCCTCCAGGGCGGGGCGTTCCTCTCGTACCTCCGGCTCTTCGACGTTCCGCTGGACGAGGCGCTCGCCGCCGCCGAGGCGATGCCGTCCATCACCGAGTCCCGGGTCGTGGGGGAACACGACGGCGACGTCCTCCTCGAGGTCACGAAGACGGAGTCCACGTCGAGCGTGCTCATCGAGGTCGGCGCGACGGTCCGCACCATGACCGCCGAGGAGGGCGTCGGGCGCCTCGTGGCGGAGGCCCCGCTGACCGCCGACATCCGCGACGTCGTCGAGGCGTTCAGGCGGCGCTACCCCCACTCCGACCTGGTCGCGAAGCGGGACGTCAACCACCCGGTCAAGACGGCCGCCGAGTTCCGGGGGGAGGTCGAGGAGGCCCTCACGGACAAACAGCGCGTGGCGCTCGAATCGGCCTACGCGTCGGGCTACTACGACTGGCCGCGGGAGAACACCGCCGCCGAACTCGCCGACTCGCTCGGCGTCTCGTCGCCGACGCTCCACCAGCACCTCCGGAAGGCCGAACAGAAACTCCTCGACGCGTTCATGAGCGGAACCGACGACCACTGA
- a CDS encoding FAD-dependent oxidoreductase encodes MTLETGVLVVGGGATGAGVARDLALRGVDVALVERGGLTSGTSGRSHGLLHSGARYAEADARGAEECLEENEILRDVAGACIRDTGGLFVQLAGDDPGYFETKRSACADVGIPTETLDGDEAREIVPDLAPETERVLRVPDAVVYPSRLVAANAGDARDHGATIHTHAPVEDVTVERGRVTGVHVGGTVGDRIEADYVVNATGAWAGEFAAMAGLDVEMRPTRGVMLSVEYAGLGPVLNRCRNPADGDIVVPHGTEVVLGTTSVPVRDPDDYGTDPREVETSVEECAAMLPPVADAPETRTWWGVRPLYAPDEDERGGRGISRGFFLLDHAADGVDDVASIVGGKLTTYRRMAEATADLVCERLDVDAPCDTADRPLPAVDRPERLDALVAEFDGQGPTDEDVVGAE; translated from the coding sequence ATGACTCTCGAGACGGGCGTCCTCGTCGTCGGTGGCGGCGCGACGGGTGCCGGCGTCGCTCGTGACCTCGCGCTCCGCGGCGTGGACGTCGCGCTGGTCGAGCGCGGTGGACTGACCAGCGGCACCTCCGGTCGCTCTCACGGGCTGCTCCACAGCGGCGCCCGCTACGCCGAGGCCGACGCGCGCGGCGCCGAGGAGTGCCTCGAGGAGAACGAGATACTCCGAGACGTCGCCGGTGCCTGCATCCGCGACACCGGCGGTCTGTTCGTCCAACTCGCCGGAGACGACCCGGGCTACTTCGAGACGAAACGGAGCGCCTGCGCGGACGTCGGGATACCGACGGAGACGCTCGACGGCGACGAGGCGCGCGAAATCGTGCCGGACCTCGCGCCGGAGACCGAGCGCGTCCTGCGGGTGCCCGACGCGGTCGTCTACCCGTCGCGCCTCGTCGCCGCGAACGCCGGCGACGCACGCGACCACGGCGCGACGATACACACGCACGCGCCCGTCGAGGACGTGACGGTCGAACGCGGGCGGGTGACGGGCGTCCACGTCGGCGGCACGGTCGGCGACCGAATCGAGGCCGACTACGTCGTCAACGCGACGGGTGCCTGGGCGGGCGAGTTCGCCGCGATGGCCGGGCTCGACGTCGAGATGCGCCCCACCCGAGGCGTCATGCTCTCGGTCGAGTACGCCGGCCTCGGGCCGGTACTCAACCGCTGTCGGAACCCCGCCGACGGCGACATCGTCGTGCCCCACGGGACCGAGGTCGTCCTCGGCACGACGAGCGTCCCCGTCCGTGACCCGGACGACTACGGGACGGACCCCCGGGAGGTCGAGACCAGCGTCGAGGAGTGTGCCGCCATGCTCCCGCCGGTCGCGGACGCACCCGAGACGCGAACGTGGTGGGGCGTCCGGCCGCTGTACGCGCCCGACGAGGACGAGCGCGGCGGACGCGGCATCTCGCGTGGGTTCTTCCTCCTCGACCACGCCGCGGACGGCGTCGACGACGTGGCGAGCATCGTCGGCGGCAAGCTGACCACCTATCGCCGGATGGCGGAAGCGACGGCCGACCTCGTCTGTGAGAGACTCGATGTGGACGCCCCCTGCGACACCGCCGACCGACCCCTCCCGGCGGTCGACCGACCGGAGCGACTGGACGCCCTCGTCGCCGAGTTCGACGGGCAGGGACCGACGGACGAGGACGTCGTCGGCGCGGAGTGA
- a CDS encoding flavin-containing monooxygenase: MTERHDTVVIGGGQAGLATGYYLQQHDRDFVILDASERVGDAWRARWDSLRVFTPARYSSLPGMDYPGSPYAFPTKDDVADYLETYARRFDLPVELGVRVVGLGRSGDGFLVTADDRRIEAENVVVAMASYQVPKVPEFAAELSDDVLQLHTSDYRNPGQLQDGDVLVVGAGNSGAEIALDVADEHETWLSGRDVGHVPFHIDSWVGRHLGVPFVMRVLFHRVFTTGTPIGRRIRPKVLSQGGPLVRTKPSDLTAAGVERVPRTTGVHDGRPVVGDGGVLDVENVVWCTGFRPDFSWIDLPVFDGKEQPKEPVHVRGVVPDEPGLYFVGLFFLYAMTSGLFTGVGRDAEYVVDHLTSTARQRQPRPSHSGLVGDHPHSASSEDPYVSRPKP; encoded by the coding sequence ATGACCGAACGACACGACACCGTCGTCATCGGCGGCGGCCAGGCCGGACTGGCGACCGGGTACTACCTGCAGCAGCACGACCGGGACTTCGTCATCCTCGATGCGAGCGAGCGCGTCGGCGACGCGTGGCGGGCCCGCTGGGACTCCCTCCGGGTGTTCACGCCCGCCCGCTACTCGAGCCTACCGGGGATGGACTACCCGGGCTCGCCGTACGCCTTCCCCACGAAGGACGACGTGGCCGACTACCTGGAGACCTACGCCCGGCGGTTCGACCTGCCCGTCGAACTCGGCGTCCGCGTGGTCGGGCTGGGACGGAGCGGCGACGGCTTCCTCGTCACCGCGGACGACCGGCGAATCGAGGCGGAGAACGTCGTGGTGGCGATGGCGAGCTACCAGGTCCCGAAGGTCCCGGAGTTCGCGGCGGAGCTCTCCGACGACGTCCTCCAGTTGCACACGAGCGACTACCGCAACCCCGGTCAGCTCCAGGACGGGGACGTGCTCGTCGTCGGAGCGGGCAACTCGGGTGCCGAAATCGCCCTCGACGTCGCCGACGAGCACGAAACGTGGCTGTCGGGACGGGACGTCGGCCACGTGCCGTTCCACATCGACTCGTGGGTCGGCCGTCACCTCGGGGTTCCGTTCGTGATGCGCGTGCTCTTCCACCGGGTTTTCACGACGGGGACACCGATTGGGCGCCGTATCCGCCCGAAGGTGCTCTCACAGGGCGGTCCGCTGGTACGCACGAAGCCGAGTGACCTGACCGCGGCCGGCGTCGAGCGGGTGCCTCGCACGACCGGCGTCCACGACGGTCGCCCCGTTGTCGGGGACGGCGGCGTCCTCGACGTCGAGAACGTCGTCTGGTGTACCGGCTTCCGCCCTGATTTTTCGTGGATCGACCTCCCGGTCTTCGACGGGAAGGAACAGCCCAAGGAACCCGTCCACGTGCGCGGCGTCGTCCCGGACGAGCCGGGGCTCTACTTCGTCGGCCTGTTCTTCCTGTACGCGATGACGTCGGGGCTGTTCACCGGCGTCGGCAGGGATGCGGAGTACGTCGTCGACCACCTGACGTCGACAGCGCGACAGCGGCAACCTCGTCCGAGCCATTCCGGGCTCGTCGGCGACCACCCACACAGTGCCTCGTCAGAGGACCCTTACGTGAGTCGTCCCAAACCGTGA
- a CDS encoding helix-turn-helix transcriptional regulator: MTGGIDNIQFLATSAHRVGVLETLRDGPTDRRGLCEATGASSPTVGRVLADFEERRWLRRDGSAYGLTRLGEYVADRFLTFRDAMEVEEKLRDVWQWLPVEMPGFDVDLFADAVVSYPGPGYPYEPVERLGRLIASTSSLRGFDNIVYKSSNLETACGAVLEGMTFEYVFTPEALEGMFAWDPDRIVEVAACENATVLVHDHLPDGDRCGLGIVDDRAGICCHDAETGALVAVIDTDAPEARDWAISVFERVRAEATPVDSGTFESRAHS, encoded by the coding sequence ATGACTGGGGGTATCGACAACATCCAGTTCCTGGCCACGTCGGCTCACCGCGTCGGGGTCCTCGAGACGCTGCGGGACGGACCGACAGACCGTCGAGGGCTGTGTGAGGCCACCGGCGCCTCCTCGCCGACCGTCGGACGGGTGCTCGCCGACTTCGAAGAGCGTAGATGGCTCCGCAGAGACGGCTCCGCGTACGGGTTGACCCGCCTCGGCGAGTACGTCGCCGACCGGTTCCTGACGTTCCGCGACGCGATGGAGGTCGAGGAGAAGCTTCGCGACGTCTGGCAGTGGTTGCCGGTCGAGATGCCGGGGTTCGACGTCGACCTCTTTGCCGACGCGGTGGTCTCCTATCCCGGGCCAGGGTACCCCTACGAGCCCGTCGAGCGCCTCGGCCGGCTCATCGCGTCGACCTCGTCGTTACGCGGGTTCGACAACATCGTCTACAAGTCGAGCAATCTCGAGACGGCCTGCGGCGCGGTCCTCGAGGGAATGACGTTCGAATACGTGTTCACGCCCGAAGCCCTGGAGGGGATGTTCGCCTGGGACCCGGACCGAATCGTGGAAGTCGCCGCCTGTGAGAACGCGACTGTCCTCGTCCACGACCACCTCCCCGACGGCGACCGCTGCGGCCTCGGCATCGTGGACGACCGGGCCGGAATCTGCTGCCACGACGCCGAGACAGGGGCGCTCGTCGCTGTCATCGATACGGACGCCCCGGAGGCTCGCGACTGGGCCATCTCGGTCTTCGAGCGGGTTCGCGCGGAGGCGACGCCAGTAGACTCCGGCACCTTCGAGTCTCGCGCGCACTCGTAA
- a CDS encoding TRAM domain-containing protein produces the protein MPDCPLADQCPSFSERIAGMGCQHYGDRGGAEWCDHYNLPIRELKQQPVKPGEEVVVDVTDIHRSGSGVGRTDDGFIVLVDGVLPDARARVKITKVRSNHAIADELERIPMDEDEDEDDDESEGDGADGDDGENGGTNGDEAEAGGKGGRRRSRRERLGSRDNFWGG, from the coding sequence ATGCCCGACTGTCCACTCGCGGACCAGTGCCCCAGTTTCTCGGAGCGAATCGCCGGGATGGGGTGTCAACACTACGGCGACCGGGGGGGCGCCGAGTGGTGTGACCACTACAACCTCCCGATACGAGAACTCAAACAGCAACCGGTCAAGCCCGGCGAGGAGGTCGTCGTCGACGTGACGGACATCCACCGGAGCGGTTCCGGCGTCGGGCGCACCGACGACGGGTTCATCGTCCTCGTCGACGGCGTCCTCCCCGACGCCCGGGCGCGGGTGAAGATAACGAAGGTCCGCTCGAACCACGCCATCGCCGACGAACTCGAACGCATCCCGATGGACGAGGACGAGGACGAAGACGACGACGAGTCCGAGGGCGACGGGGCGGACGGGGACGATGGCGAGAACGGTGGCACGAACGGGGACGAGGCCGAGGCCGGGGGGAAGGGCGGTCGGCGTCGCTCGCGCCGCGAACGACTGGGCAGTCGCGACAACTTCTGGGGCGGATGA
- a CDS encoding Tfx family DNA-binding protein yields the protein MSDIADAADVLDRVGFRSERSILTRRQAEVLCLREQGFAQADIAEWLGTSRANVSSVEASARENISKARETVAFAEALRAPVQVSIEGGTDLYDVPSRVYSACDEAGVKVSYAAPELMKLVSDAAGDAVRGREVRRDILIGVTSEGAVRVRTP from the coding sequence ATGAGCGACATCGCCGACGCCGCGGACGTTCTCGACCGCGTCGGCTTCCGCTCCGAACGGAGCATCCTCACCCGCCGACAGGCCGAGGTCCTCTGTCTCCGCGAGCAGGGGTTCGCGCAGGCCGACATCGCCGAGTGGCTGGGCACCTCTCGCGCGAACGTCTCGAGCGTCGAGGCGAGCGCCCGCGAGAACATCTCGAAGGCCCGCGAGACGGTGGCGTTCGCCGAGGCGCTCCGCGCGCCCGTGCAGGTCTCCATCGAGGGCGGCACCGACCTCTACGACGTCCCTTCGCGGGTGTACTCCGCCTGCGACGAGGCCGGCGTGAAGGTCAGCTACGCCGCCCCCGAACTGATGAAACTCGTCTCCGACGCCGCCGGCGACGCCGTCCGGGGGCGGGAGGTGCGCCGCGACATCCTCATCGGCGTCACCAGCGAGGGGGCCGTCCGGGTCCGGACGCCCTGA
- a CDS encoding SDR family oxidoreductase, with translation MDFGLDGDSALVTAGSSGLGLASAKALAREGAHVAVCGTTPDHLAAAEAELADLGEGDVLAMEADITDREQVEGFVDATVAAFGGLDHVVTSAGGPPSGSFLDTDDEDWYAAYDLLVMSAVWTTRFAHPHLADGGGTIVNITSVSVKEVIDGLVLSNAVRRAVVGLMKTQSREFAPEVRVNAVLPGSHETARISDLVEQGVERGEYDSYEAGLAEWGSGVPLGRIGDAHELGEAVAYLSSDRSSYVNGVSLPVDGGSMRS, from the coding sequence ATGGACTTCGGACTCGACGGTGACAGCGCGCTCGTGACGGCGGGGAGCAGCGGCCTCGGCCTCGCCAGCGCGAAAGCCCTCGCCCGCGAGGGCGCGCACGTGGCGGTCTGCGGGACGACGCCCGACCACCTCGCGGCGGCGGAAGCGGAACTCGCCGACCTCGGGGAGGGCGACGTGCTGGCGATGGAGGCGGACATCACCGACCGCGAGCAGGTAGAAGGGTTCGTCGACGCCACGGTGGCGGCGTTCGGCGGCCTCGACCACGTCGTGACGAGCGCCGGCGGGCCGCCCTCCGGGTCGTTCCTCGACACCGACGACGAGGACTGGTACGCCGCCTACGACCTGCTCGTGATGAGCGCCGTCTGGACGACCCGCTTCGCCCACCCCCACCTCGCCGACGGCGGCGGGACCATCGTGAACATCACCTCCGTGAGCGTCAAGGAGGTCATCGACGGCCTCGTGCTCTCGAACGCGGTCCGGCGGGCCGTCGTCGGCCTGATGAAGACGCAGTCGCGCGAGTTCGCCCCGGAGGTGCGCGTCAACGCCGTCCTCCCCGGGAGCCACGAGACCGCGCGCATCAGCGACCTCGTCGAGCAGGGCGTCGAGCGCGGCGAGTACGACTCCTACGAGGCGGGGCTGGCGGAGTGGGGGTCGGGCGTCCCTCTCGGACGCATCGGCGACGCGCACGAACTCGGCGAGGCCGTCGCCTACCTCTCGAGCGACCGCTCCAGTTACGTCAACGGCGTCTCGCTCCCCGTCGACGGCGGGTCGATGCGGTCGTGA